One region of Pseudoalteromonas piscicida genomic DNA includes:
- a CDS encoding Ig-like domain-containing protein — translation MNYAIRDGHGGRAKANALLEINGAVNGEPPVVTAPADLEVNATGLFTKVNLGTATALNSSGEPLPVTLTEGKTIFAPGVHNVYWQATDANGNLGTDQQLLRVNPLVSLSKDKTVAEGTRIDIQVLLNGPAPQYPVTVDYTVTGSATSGVDHDLSSGSVTISSGTKANISIQTVADGEFEGNETITVSLNSGINLGAKRETTITVSEQNIAPDVSLVVTQNDQNRLTVSQDEGTVSIVATVNDPNVGDTVTSTWKVTGMTSDQYTEDTLQLSFNPQELQAGTYKITHTATDSSGAQDSESVFIQVTQSLQQLSDTEDTDGDLIPDSQEGYADDDGDGIPDFQDAITECNVMPQEVVTQDGFLVEGNPGVCLRKGEFTASGETGGLLMTDEEGNSQLGSDNDAQITGGLFDFIAYGLPKAGQVYQLVMPQRLPIPRDAVYRKFKASSGLWVNFVEDANNLVFSSEGELGICPPPGDENWSPGLTEGHWCVQLQIEDGGINDDDGEANGSIVDPGGVGVLLSNNQMPVALDDTISMKWNTNITIDVLANDTDADGDMLTIANASASFGEVQINSDNTLHYTPNAGYIGIDTLNYAITDGNGGTAGASVVITVVANTAPITVSDVATVVSGKPITINVLANDSDSDGDTLQVTEATAQHGSVAVNADYSLTYQSNSGFVGSETVTYTITDGEASVQGSVNITVNKAPTDSVTNKSDGGSMPLWLIWFSLALTVVRRWHSIAR, via the coding sequence TTGAACTACGCCATTCGTGATGGTCATGGTGGTCGAGCTAAAGCAAATGCTCTATTAGAAATAAATGGTGCAGTCAATGGTGAACCTCCTGTTGTCACCGCCCCAGCAGATCTAGAAGTTAATGCTACGGGGCTATTTACCAAGGTGAATTTGGGTACTGCGACAGCACTCAATAGCAGCGGTGAGCCTTTACCCGTTACGCTAACAGAAGGTAAAACCATCTTTGCACCGGGAGTGCATAACGTCTACTGGCAAGCAACAGATGCAAACGGTAACTTAGGAACAGATCAACAGCTGTTGAGAGTGAACCCACTAGTGTCGTTGAGTAAAGATAAAACCGTTGCTGAAGGCACTAGGATAGATATTCAAGTGCTGCTAAATGGCCCTGCTCCGCAGTACCCAGTGACAGTCGACTACACGGTGACTGGCAGCGCAACATCTGGTGTGGATCATGACTTGAGTAGTGGCTCGGTAACGATAAGTTCAGGTACAAAAGCCAACATTTCAATTCAAACTGTTGCAGATGGTGAGTTTGAGGGGAATGAGACGATCACGGTCAGCTTGAATAGCGGTATTAATCTTGGTGCAAAACGGGAAACCACTATTACTGTGAGCGAACAAAATATTGCACCTGATGTCTCGCTAGTTGTGACTCAGAATGACCAAAACCGATTAACCGTTAGCCAAGATGAAGGAACTGTATCTATCGTTGCAACGGTGAATGATCCAAATGTTGGTGATACTGTGACGAGCACATGGAAAGTAACGGGCATGACTTCTGACCAATATACTGAAGATACACTGCAACTAAGCTTTAACCCTCAAGAACTGCAAGCGGGAACATACAAGATCACGCATACAGCGACTGATTCAAGTGGTGCACAAGATAGTGAGAGCGTATTTATTCAAGTGACCCAGTCATTGCAGCAATTATCTGATACCGAAGATACCGATGGCGATCTCATCCCTGATAGCCAAGAAGGTTACGCAGATGACGACGGAGACGGGATCCCTGATTTCCAAGACGCAATCACCGAGTGTAACGTGATGCCTCAAGAGGTGGTTACACAGGACGGCTTCTTAGTCGAAGGTAACCCTGGGGTCTGTTTACGTAAAGGCGAGTTTACCGCGAGCGGTGAAACTGGTGGTCTACTGATGACAGATGAAGAGGGTAACTCACAACTGGGCAGCGATAATGATGCGCAAATCACTGGCGGCTTGTTTGACTTTATCGCTTATGGATTGCCCAAAGCAGGTCAAGTGTATCAATTAGTGATGCCACAGCGCTTACCTATCCCAAGAGATGCCGTTTATCGTAAGTTTAAAGCGTCATCAGGCCTTTGGGTGAATTTTGTGGAAGACGCAAATAACCTTGTCTTTAGTAGTGAAGGTGAGCTAGGCATTTGTCCTCCTCCAGGAGATGAAAATTGGTCACCAGGACTGACTGAAGGTCATTGGTGTGTGCAACTTCAGATAGAAGATGGTGGTATCAATGATGACGATGGTGAGGCAAACGGTAGTATTGTGGATCCAGGTGGTGTCGGTGTACTACTCTCAAATAATCAGATGCCTGTAGCCCTAGACGATACAATTAGTATGAAGTGGAACACCAATATTACTATTGACGTCTTAGCGAATGACACTGACGCTGATGGAGATATGCTTACCATAGCAAATGCGTCAGCCAGTTTTGGTGAAGTACAGATCAATTCAGATAATACCCTGCACTACACACCAAACGCAGGATATATAGGAATAGATACGCTGAATTACGCCATAACTGATGGTAATGGAGGAACCGCAGGAGCGAGCGTAGTAATTACTGTAGTTGCCAATACGGCTCCCATAACGGTTTCCGATGTTGCAACGGTTGTTTCAGGAAAACCAATTACCATTAATGTGCTAGCAAACGACAGTGATAGCGATGGCGATACGCTGCAAGTAACTGAGGCAACGGCACAACACGGTAGTGTCGCTGTTAATGCTGATTACAGCTTAACCTATCAGTCAAATTCTGGGTTTGTTGGCAGTGAAACCGTTACCTACACAATCACAGATGGTGAGGCGAGTGTTCAAGGTAGTGTGAATATTACTGTCAACAAAGCACCTACCGATAGCGTCACGAACAAGAGTGATGGCGGTAGTATGCCATTATGGTTGATTTGGTTCAGTCTGGCACTTACTGTAGTTCGCCGTTGGCATTCAATAGCACGTTAA
- a CDS encoding Ig-like domain-containing protein, whose product MITPRSLLSCVRKIVSNSCIAGGIFFALTSSAFALENWKKVERLTPTDEVTNADTLVFKVTFVNAHTVAPTASDFTIIGDEDEQVIDNNTVGTGSKTTASVTQVTVDSGNSSIYHVTLSGGDLASYNGVVSLLPASNRIKPEVFEAYYVSNGTTLPASDKLMVFDYADQTSELSNGNFGATAAEARANADAMCKSKFIRKHSRLNNIIDSSATTAVSNGPVKAHAVMSFTASDDIASLDTNYSMPSVNVYNTGGTKLADTDWDDFVNGTLSSLNSNAPDILESSGNVKYFWSFSESNGTLSTASNCSGGTSSSSSVKGIVNQNGSWYALIGSIPCNNAINFICVAWHESAYLDANISNTAPTISNLPASFTVTEDIATTIDLSAVTLADGEDDNLTVTLALDSGTIASTDGNGTVSSVTVAGSGTASMTLSGSAAALNTYLDVTTKLNITTAADATTAMTLTVTPSDGTVDGSAATSTINVTAVNDKPTFTSTAVTASTEDSVYKYSIATNDPDKDAVTVSVSSSTPLPSWLSLNTSTEATVSTLAGQSSGYADGTGTAASFKSPYDVVTDSNGNVYVADYGNHVIRKITPEGVVTTLAGSGSAGSDDGTGSAASFNYPKAVALDSSGNIYVADSSNNTIRKVTPAGVVTTFAGSGTYGSNDGTGTAATFAAPTGITIDSNGNLYVVETNPHIVRKITPAGVVTTFAGSKNSSGFTDATGTSATFNFPYNGGSNSNNDLFIADRNNHAIRKVTSASVVTTFAGTGSAGSTNGTGTQASFNKPYDVAADSADNLYVTEQAAHTIRKITSTGVVTTYAGSAGASGNADGLVSVARFSQPYGIAVDSNDVVYVADTGNHRIRKISPAETTLTGTPTNDDVGDHYICLIVSDGTETSEQCFTITVTNVNDAPVVATNTGLTLDVGTTINITSSALSASDVDDSGTGLTYTVTTLPSHGSLFVDANSNDSLDSGEALGSNGTFTQADIENGNFFYTHDDSQNASDSFVFSLEDGLEDGVTAITNQTFSFVVVLNKAPVISGTPSATVNENVAYSFTPTATDEDNDTLTFSITNKPSWATFSTSTGSLTGTPSYTDAGAYNGIVITVSDGTASDTLNFNITVVNVNRTPSISGTPATSVDEDSSYSFTPTASDPDGDTLTFSITNKPSWATFSTSTGALSGTPSFTDAGDYNGIVITASDGSATQTLSFNINVVNVNRAPSISGTPSTSVLEGGVYNFTPTASDPDNDNLSFSITNQPGWASFSSTTGALTGTPDFNQSGTYSGIVITVSDGSATQSLTFSVTVNDVNRAPTISGTPTSTVNEGVSYSFTPSASDEDNDNLTFSITNAPDWTTFSSTTGTLTGTPTFNDGGEQYNITIRVSDGIEGANLNFTLSVVNINRLPTISGTPGVKVTVGENYSFIPAATDEDEDTLNFTITNKPSWALFSASTGELSGTPSETDIGTTSGIQISVSDGTDNASLPAFNLEVVAENTAPTGENLSLSVKEDTSLTILPTLQDAEDDTLTLTIGSQPANGSLTNNGTGWIYQPEADFNGDDSFTYSVSDGELQSDRYTVTLTITPVNDLPVANNDTFQLDGTANNTYTLDVLANDTDVDGDTLMIEGVKASLGTASIVDNALQYNAQATSQALLL is encoded by the coding sequence ATGATTACACCGCGCTCACTTTTAAGCTGTGTTCGAAAGATTGTCTCTAACAGCTGTATAGCTGGCGGTATATTTTTCGCCTTAACCTCATCCGCATTTGCACTGGAAAACTGGAAGAAAGTCGAACGACTCACGCCAACAGATGAAGTGACAAATGCTGATACATTGGTCTTTAAAGTCACGTTTGTTAATGCACATACCGTTGCACCAACTGCCAGTGACTTTACGATTATTGGCGATGAAGATGAACAAGTCATCGACAACAATACTGTTGGCACAGGTAGTAAAACCACCGCATCAGTCACACAAGTCACCGTCGACTCGGGTAACAGCTCTATTTACCATGTTACGCTCTCTGGAGGTGACCTTGCCAGCTACAATGGTGTTGTCTCATTGTTACCGGCGAGTAACCGTATTAAACCTGAAGTGTTTGAGGCTTACTACGTTAGTAATGGCACAACGTTGCCAGCTTCAGATAAACTCATGGTATTTGACTACGCCGACCAAACAAGCGAATTGAGTAACGGTAACTTTGGTGCAACTGCAGCAGAAGCCAGAGCGAATGCCGATGCAATGTGCAAAAGTAAATTTATACGCAAGCATAGCCGTTTAAACAATATAATTGATAGTTCTGCAACAACCGCTGTAAGTAATGGACCTGTGAAAGCACACGCGGTTATGTCATTCACTGCATCAGATGATATCGCCAGCCTTGACACCAATTACAGTATGCCTAGTGTCAATGTCTATAATACTGGTGGCACAAAACTGGCTGATACAGATTGGGATGATTTTGTTAATGGTACATTGAGCTCTCTTAACAGTAATGCACCAGATATATTAGAATCCTCAGGTAACGTTAAATACTTTTGGAGCTTTTCAGAATCCAATGGCACTCTAAGTACTGCAAGCAATTGCTCAGGAGGTACTTCATCCTCAAGTAGCGTAAAAGGAATAGTCAATCAAAATGGTAGCTGGTACGCGTTAATTGGTAGTATCCCCTGTAATAACGCTATCAACTTTATCTGTGTTGCATGGCATGAGTCAGCCTATCTAGACGCTAATATCTCCAACACTGCGCCTACGATTAGTAACTTACCAGCAAGCTTTACTGTGACAGAAGATATCGCGACAACGATTGATCTCTCCGCAGTGACGTTAGCTGATGGAGAAGATGACAACTTAACAGTCACCTTAGCGCTGGACAGTGGCACCATCGCAAGCACCGATGGCAATGGTACAGTGAGCAGCGTCACAGTGGCGGGAAGTGGTACCGCAAGTATGACATTAAGTGGGTCGGCGGCAGCACTCAATACCTATCTCGATGTGACGACTAAACTCAACATTACCACAGCAGCAGACGCTACAACGGCGATGACACTTACGGTCACACCGAGTGACGGCACCGTTGATGGTAGCGCTGCAACCAGCACCATAAACGTCACGGCAGTCAACGATAAACCAACGTTTACTTCTACAGCAGTCACTGCATCAACTGAGGATTCAGTATACAAATATTCAATAGCCACCAACGATCCAGACAAAGACGCTGTCACCGTTTCCGTCTCCTCTAGTACTCCACTTCCTAGCTGGTTAAGCTTAAACACAAGCACAGAGGCAACGGTGTCGACCCTTGCAGGTCAAAGTTCGGGCTATGCAGATGGTACAGGCACTGCCGCCTCGTTTAAATCGCCGTATGACGTGGTAACCGACAGTAACGGTAACGTTTACGTCGCTGACTATGGTAACCATGTTATCCGTAAAATAACCCCTGAAGGAGTAGTAACGACGCTAGCTGGGTCTGGAAGCGCAGGCTCTGACGACGGAACAGGAAGCGCAGCTTCGTTTAATTACCCCAAAGCCGTTGCGCTAGATTCATCTGGTAATATTTACGTTGCAGATTCTTCTAACAATACTATTCGTAAAGTTACGCCAGCTGGTGTGGTAACGACCTTTGCTGGTAGCGGAACTTACGGTAGCAATGATGGAACGGGCACGGCCGCAACCTTCGCAGCACCAACAGGGATTACTATTGACAGCAACGGGAATCTTTATGTCGTAGAAACAAACCCTCATATTGTTCGTAAAATTACTCCTGCAGGTGTCGTAACCACCTTTGCAGGTAGTAAAAATTCGTCAGGATTTACGGACGCAACGGGAACATCTGCAACATTCAACTTCCCTTATAATGGTGGTAGTAATAGCAATAATGACCTATTTATAGCTGACCGCAACAATCACGCTATTCGTAAAGTCACCTCGGCAAGTGTTGTAACCACTTTTGCAGGCACAGGCTCTGCAGGTTCAACAAACGGAACCGGAACGCAAGCTAGCTTTAATAAACCTTATGATGTAGCAGCAGATAGCGCAGATAACCTTTACGTAACCGAGCAAGCTGCGCACACCATTCGTAAAATCACCAGTACTGGAGTGGTAACAACCTATGCTGGAAGCGCTGGGGCTTCAGGAAATGCAGACGGTCTAGTTAGTGTGGCACGCTTTAGTCAACCCTATGGCATTGCGGTTGACAGTAATGACGTTGTGTACGTTGCAGATACTGGTAACCATCGAATTCGAAAGATTTCACCTGCTGAAACGACCTTAACAGGTACACCGACCAACGACGATGTTGGCGATCACTATATTTGTTTAATTGTTTCCGACGGTACTGAGACTAGTGAGCAATGCTTCACTATTACGGTTACAAACGTCAATGATGCGCCCGTTGTCGCGACGAATACAGGTTTAACGCTTGATGTAGGCACAACGATAAACATCACGAGTTCTGCACTGTCTGCAAGTGACGTCGATGATAGCGGTACCGGTTTAACTTATACAGTAACAACCTTACCAAGCCACGGCAGCCTCTTTGTAGATGCCAATAGTAACGATAGCTTAGATAGTGGTGAAGCGCTCGGCAGCAATGGTACATTCACACAAGCTGATATTGAAAATGGCAACTTCTTTTATACCCACGACGACTCTCAAAATGCGAGTGACAGTTTTGTCTTTTCACTAGAGGATGGCTTGGAAGACGGTGTTACCGCCATAACCAATCAAACCTTTAGCTTTGTTGTTGTACTAAACAAAGCGCCGGTTATCAGCGGTACCCCATCAGCTACCGTAAATGAAAATGTTGCATATAGTTTTACGCCTACCGCAACTGACGAAGATAACGACACCTTAACATTTAGCATCACGAATAAACCAAGCTGGGCAACCTTTAGCACCTCAACCGGTAGTTTAACGGGAACACCTAGCTATACCGATGCTGGTGCATACAATGGTATTGTTATTACAGTGAGTGATGGTACAGCCAGCGATACCTTGAATTTTAATATTACTGTCGTCAATGTGAACCGCACACCAAGTATTAGTGGAACACCAGCGACCAGCGTTGATGAAGATAGTAGTTATAGCTTTACGCCAACGGCCTCTGATCCTGACGGAGATACGCTTACTTTCAGTATAACTAATAAACCAAGTTGGGCTACCTTCAGTACCAGCACAGGCGCCTTGAGTGGCACGCCAAGTTTTACTGATGCTGGCGACTACAACGGTATTGTAATAACGGCCAGTGATGGCAGCGCAACACAAACGCTAAGCTTTAATATTAATGTTGTAAATGTGAATCGGGCGCCTTCTATCAGTGGTACTCCGTCTACTTCGGTACTTGAAGGTGGTGTTTATAATTTCACACCAACGGCAAGCGACCCTGATAATGACAACCTGAGCTTCTCTATTACCAATCAGCCGGGCTGGGCATCATTTAGCTCGACTACAGGGGCGCTAACAGGAACTCCTGATTTCAATCAATCAGGTACTTACAGTGGCATAGTTATCACGGTAAGTGATGGTAGTGCGACTCAAAGCCTGACTTTTTCTGTTACTGTAAACGATGTAAACCGAGCTCCCACGATAAGTGGAACACCTACTTCTACGGTAAATGAAGGAGTAAGTTATAGCTTTACCCCAAGTGCTTCAGATGAGGATAACGATAATCTTACCTTTAGCATTACCAATGCGCCTGATTGGACAACATTCAGTAGTACAACGGGTACACTAACCGGTACTCCTACCTTTAATGATGGTGGTGAGCAATACAACATCACAATTCGTGTTAGCGATGGTATTGAAGGTGCAAACCTTAACTTCACGCTAAGTGTGGTCAACATCAACCGCTTGCCAACTATCAGTGGTACACCAGGCGTGAAAGTCACTGTCGGGGAAAACTATAGTTTTATACCTGCAGCAACAGATGAAGATGAGGACACGCTCAACTTTACGATCACGAATAAGCCAAGCTGGGCACTATTCTCAGCATCAACCGGTGAACTCTCTGGTACACCATCAGAGACAGATATTGGTACGACTAGCGGAATTCAAATAAGTGTTAGTGATGGCACTGACAATGCGAGTTTACCAGCATTTAACCTTGAAGTGGTTGCTGAAAACACAGCTCCAACGGGTGAGAACCTCTCGCTCAGCGTTAAAGAAGATACCTCTTTGACTATTCTGCCGACATTACAAGATGCTGAAGATGATACCTTAACGCTGACCATCGGTAGTCAGCCAGCAAATGGTTCATTAACCAACAATGGTACGGGCTGGATATATCAACCAGAAGCTGACTTTAATGGGGACGATAGCTTTACCTATTCAGTGAGCGATGGAGAGCTGCAAAGTGATCGTTATACCGTTACATTGACTATTACACCTGTAAATGATTTGCCCGTCGCAAATAACGACACTTTCCAGTTAGACGGCACAGCCAATAACACTTATACCTTAGATGTCTTAGCGAATGATACGGATGTAGATGGTGATACCCTCATGATTGAAGGCGTCAAGGCAAGTTTAGGTACCGCCAGCATAGTCGACAATGCACTACAGTACAATGCCCAAGCAACTTCGCAGGCTCTGTTACTTTGA
- a CDS encoding GrpB family protein, translating to MADQAISLSKYNQDWPRMFQDEKLRLAPLLCPWVEGDIEHVGSTAVVGMVAKPVIDIMVGVKSLEASKEAIQVLTQHGYCYYPYKADVMHWFCKPTPECRTHHLHLVPFNSLLWQERISFREKLRASSDLRAEYCALKQRLAKEYKDDREQYTQQKWPFIKRVLA from the coding sequence ATGGCAGACCAAGCGATTTCACTTTCTAAATATAATCAAGATTGGCCACGGATGTTCCAAGATGAAAAGCTAAGGTTAGCGCCTTTGCTTTGCCCTTGGGTTGAAGGTGATATTGAACATGTGGGTAGTACAGCGGTGGTTGGTATGGTTGCTAAGCCGGTGATAGATATTATGGTGGGTGTTAAGTCACTAGAAGCGTCAAAAGAAGCCATCCAAGTGCTCACTCAACACGGTTATTGTTATTACCCCTATAAAGCTGACGTAATGCACTGGTTTTGCAAACCAACGCCTGAGTGTAGAACCCATCACTTACACCTTGTCCCTTTCAACAGCCTACTTTGGCAAGAGCGTATTTCTTTTAGGGAAAAATTAAGAGCGTCATCAGATTTAAGAGCTGAGTACTGCGCGTTAAAGCAGAGGTTAGCAAAAGAATACAAAGATGACCGCGAGCAATATACTCAACAAAAGTGGCCGTTTATTAAACGAGTATTAGCTTAA
- a CDS encoding substrate-binding periplasmic protein, with product MAIKSLKQSCLLFITLSCTSSANDAIVGAQHVWPPYIVDERSGLSVELVRAAFKAENQNFEMLIMPLSRAMRIVAKGQVDIIPALWRSDSRDERFMFSEPYYSNRLVLISRKGSDVDFEDMEDLKGLSVCAIRGFRSEIALAQVPQVRLEKLTNLTSCLSLLSKARVDAVVSDELAFVYLQSQHAEFHDLKVHQPTIAQWPLHIGISKSHPKATEVIELFNKGLSQLQTNGFYQATLKKYQLDE from the coding sequence ATGGCGATAAAGAGTTTAAAACAGTCATGTCTCCTGTTTATCACCCTGTCATGCACATCATCGGCAAATGATGCCATAGTGGGAGCGCAACATGTTTGGCCGCCGTATATTGTTGATGAACGTTCAGGCCTTAGTGTTGAGCTCGTGCGCGCGGCATTTAAGGCGGAGAATCAAAATTTTGAAATGCTCATTATGCCTTTAAGTCGAGCCATGCGAATCGTGGCGAAAGGGCAGGTCGATATTATCCCCGCTTTATGGCGCTCAGATAGCCGAGATGAACGTTTTATGTTTAGTGAGCCTTACTACAGCAACCGCCTTGTACTTATTTCGCGTAAGGGATCTGATGTCGACTTTGAGGACATGGAAGATCTAAAGGGTCTGAGTGTATGTGCTATTCGGGGCTTTCGTTCTGAAATTGCACTCGCTCAGGTCCCACAAGTTCGCTTAGAAAAGCTCACAAACCTGACTTCCTGTCTGTCGCTTCTCAGTAAAGCGCGAGTAGACGCTGTAGTAAGCGACGAACTTGCGTTTGTCTATTTGCAATCTCAACACGCTGAATTTCATGACCTCAAAGTACATCAACCGACCATAGCACAATGGCCGCTTCATATCGGCATTAGCAAATCCCACCCAAAAGCAACAGAAGTTATTGAATTGTTCAATAAGGGTCTATCGCAACTACAGACAAATGGTTTTTACCAAGCAACACTTAAAAAGTATCAATTAGATGAGTGA
- a CDS encoding ExeM/NucH family extracellular endonuclease: MIKKSILASAIALACLNAQAEVIISEYVEGSSYNKAIELYNGGDEAVSLTGYSVNFFFNGATEARTNIELSGELAAKSTYVIAHADSAAEIIAKAQLTNTSSWFNGDDAVTLTLNGAVVDSLGQIGVDPGSEWIDGDIRTKDKTLVRDPAITTGRTDATSAFVGTGQWLALAKDDFSNLGIHINGGDVPEPEPVICGENNTLISAIQGAGDASPLAGETVEIQAVVTASMQSDDGLGGFFIQEESTDYDADSNTSEGIFVVYTATPVSTGDVVKLRGKVEEKYGQTQLINVDAIELCGSATASATTVTLPAENGLEAYEGMLVSISNELVVNDTYGLARYGEVRLGTERLYQSTQVATPGDAANQLEAENKRKEILLDDGSSVQNPDVIPYPSPTLDAYNTLRLGDSVTGLEGVMGYGYSQYRIHPTTTPNFVHTNLRTEAPQVEVRGDLRIASFNVLNYFNGDGQGAGFPTSRGADNLEEFERQKAKTVAAISALDADIIGLLEVENDGFGEFSAIADLVNALNAADSANTYAFVNLNVDQVGGDAITSGIIYRSNKVAEVGTPAFTETVPFDYGNRPPVVQTFKEANGEEIFTVVMAHLRSKGSCSKAEGLDQDQNDGQGCWNQTRVTAVNTLATWLGTNPTGVAEDDVIILGDMNAYAQEDPINTYVENGYANIKQTLHGNNLDYSYVYQGRIGSLDHAFASNTMMEKVKSVTDWHINADEPVALDYNTEYKSDTHKASLYATHAYRASDHDPVVIDLNLAKEPTIIEGEFTGLAGWFWWQHRSIELPAGFDKLEVSITGQGEADLYVRHKKMPNFFKYDCRPYLWGSEESCVFDEPAEGKWNFRLRGLFPYYNVTIKYKATKAN, encoded by the coding sequence ATGATTAAAAAATCTATCCTAGCTTCAGCTATTGCATTAGCTTGCCTAAATGCACAAGCAGAGGTGATTATCTCTGAGTATGTTGAAGGTAGCAGTTATAACAAAGCCATTGAGCTCTACAATGGTGGTGACGAAGCTGTCAGTCTAACTGGTTACTCTGTCAATTTCTTCTTTAATGGCGCAACAGAAGCTCGCACTAACATAGAATTAAGTGGTGAGCTTGCGGCTAAATCAACTTATGTTATTGCTCATGCTGACTCCGCAGCAGAGATCATCGCAAAAGCACAGTTAACAAACACAAGTAGCTGGTTTAATGGTGATGATGCCGTTACGCTTACGCTCAATGGTGCAGTTGTTGATAGCCTAGGTCAGATTGGTGTCGACCCTGGTAGCGAATGGATTGATGGCGATATTAGAACAAAAGATAAAACACTTGTCAGAGATCCTGCAATAACAACTGGCCGCACCGATGCAACTTCTGCATTTGTTGGCACTGGACAATGGCTTGCACTTGCTAAAGACGACTTTAGCAACCTAGGTATCCACATTAATGGCGGTGACGTACCTGAGCCAGAGCCAGTTATCTGTGGCGAAAATAATACCTTGATCAGTGCTATTCAGGGCGCAGGCGATGCAAGTCCATTGGCTGGAGAAACGGTTGAAATTCAAGCTGTTGTCACTGCAAGTATGCAATCAGATGACGGACTTGGCGGCTTCTTCATTCAAGAAGAAAGCACTGACTATGATGCTGATAGTAATACTTCCGAAGGTATTTTTGTCGTATATACTGCAACACCAGTAAGCACAGGCGATGTGGTTAAATTACGTGGTAAAGTTGAAGAGAAGTATGGTCAAACTCAACTCATTAACGTCGACGCAATTGAGCTATGCGGTTCTGCAACAGCTTCAGCGACTACCGTTACTTTACCTGCAGAGAATGGCCTTGAAGCCTACGAAGGCATGTTGGTTTCGATTTCAAATGAGTTGGTCGTTAACGATACATACGGACTTGCGCGCTACGGCGAAGTACGCTTAGGTACTGAACGTTTGTACCAAAGCACTCAAGTAGCAACGCCTGGTGATGCAGCAAACCAGCTAGAAGCTGAGAACAAGCGCAAAGAAATTTTACTTGATGATGGTTCATCAGTACAAAACCCTGACGTTATTCCTTATCCATCACCCACACTAGATGCCTATAACACCTTACGACTGGGCGATTCCGTGACGGGCCTTGAGGGTGTCATGGGATATGGTTATAGCCAATACCGTATTCACCCAACAACAACACCAAACTTTGTTCATACTAATCTCCGTACAGAAGCACCTCAAGTAGAAGTGCGTGGAGATTTACGTATTGCTAGCTTCAACGTATTAAACTACTTCAATGGTGACGGTCAAGGTGCAGGTTTCCCAACGTCACGAGGAGCTGACAATCTTGAAGAGTTTGAACGTCAAAAAGCCAAAACGGTTGCTGCAATTTCTGCGCTCGATGCCGATATCATCGGTCTACTTGAAGTAGAAAATGATGGCTTTGGTGAGTTTAGTGCGATTGCCGATCTCGTTAACGCTTTAAATGCGGCAGACTCTGCTAATACCTATGCATTTGTAAACCTTAATGTTGACCAAGTGGGTGGGGATGCAATTACATCCGGTATCATCTATCGTAGTAACAAGGTAGCTGAAGTAGGCACGCCAGCATTTACCGAAACAGTACCATTTGATTACGGTAACCGTCCTCCTGTCGTACAAACGTTCAAAGAAGCAAACGGTGAAGAAATCTTCACAGTGGTCATGGCTCACTTACGCTCTAAAGGCAGTTGCTCAAAAGCTGAGGGCTTAGATCAAGACCAAAATGATGGTCAAGGTTGTTGGAACCAAACTCGAGTCACTGCGGTTAATACCCTAGCGACTTGGCTTGGCACAAATCCGACAGGAGTTGCAGAAGATGATGTGATTATTCTGGGTGACATGAATGCATACGCTCAGGAAGATCCAATCAACACCTATGTCGAGAATGGTTATGCCAACATCAAGCAAACGCTTCATGGCAATAACTTAGATTATTCATACGTGTATCAAGGGCGTATCGGTAGCCTAGATCACGCCTTTGCTTCAAACACGATGATGGAGAAAGTAAAGTCAGTAACGGATTGGCATATCAATGCTGACGAACCCGTTGCGCTAGATTACAACACTGAGTACAAGTCAGATACTCACAAAGCAAGTCTTTACGCGACACACGCTTATCGCGCATCGGATCATGACCCTGTGGTTATCGACCTTAACCTTGCTAAAGAGCCGACGATTATTGAAGGCGAGTTTACAGGCCTTGCAGGTTGGTTCTGGTGGCAACATCGCTCAATCGAGCTACCTGCGGGCTTTGATAAACTAGAAGTGTCAATCACAGGTCAAGGCGAAGCGGACTTGTATGTGCGCCATAAGAAAATGCCAAACTTCTTTAAGTACGACTGTCGTCCATACCTTTGGGGTAGCGAAGAAAGCTGTGTATTTGACGAGCCTGCTGAAGGTAAATGGAATTTCCGTCTCCGCGGTCTATTCCCTTACTACAACGTAACTATCAAATATAAAGCGACAAAAGCGAATTAA